A single genomic interval of Carassius auratus strain Wakin chromosome 30, ASM336829v1, whole genome shotgun sequence harbors:
- the carnmt1 gene encoding carnosine N-methyltransferase, translated as MADSTNETVAASKPEVFYNYRERNKCSPEENARLERQHFWNVINAFKYYRIHVHERVNRAERQFRCLPDHHQQLLTNFIPNLTKIRYCIDRNQEVLQAIVHNCLHMFENMEYGQDGDPRKVRPSSTFDMDKLKSTLKQFVRDWSEAGKAERDSCYKPIVEEIQRLFPPDQCDVSQVKVLVPGAGLGRLAWEIANLGYSCQGNEWSFFMLFSSHFVLNRCDKENALTLYPWIHQFSNNKMSSDQTRPVSFPDVNPQSLPADSDFSMVAGDFQEIYSDPELWDCVATCFFIDTAHNVLDYIETIWNILKPGGVWMNLGPLLYHYENMANELSIELSYEEIKAVILKYGFVLELERESVPSTYTENDRSMLKYLYDCVFFIVRKPSEQLINGVQTPKHGQIEDSLQTKMST; from the exons ATGGCTGATAGCACGAATGAAACAGTAGCAGCGTCTAAACCGGAGGTATTTTACAACTATCGGGAGAGGAATAAATGTTCCCCCGAGGAAAATGCGAGATTAGAGAGACAACATTTCTGGAATGTCATCAACGCGTTTAAATACTACAG AATTCATGTTCATGAACGAGTGAATCGAGCCGAGCGGCAGTTCCGATGCCTTCCAGATCACCACCAGCAACTTCTGACAAACTTCATTCCCAATCTGACTAAGATCCGCTACTGTATCGACCGAAACCAAGAGGTGCTGCAGGCTATAGTGCACAACTGCCTCCATATGTTTGAGAACATGGAATATGGACAGGAT GGTGACCCAAGGAAAGTGCGGCCTTCCTCGACTTTTGACATGGACAAGCTGAAGTCAACCTTAAAGCAGTTTGTCCGTGACTGGAGTGAAGCAGGAAAAGCGGAAAGGGACAGCTGCTATAAACCTATTGTAGAGGAGATCCAGAGATTATTTCCTCCTGACCAGTG TGACGTGTCTCAGGTCAAAGTGTTAGTGCCGGGGGCAGGTCTGGGGCGGCTTGCATGGGAAATCGCTAACCTGGGCTATTCGTGCCAAGGCAACGAGTGGAGTTTCTTCATGCTCTTCTCCTCTCATTTTGTTCTGAACAG GTGTGATAAGGAAAATGCGCTGACACTGTATCCCTGGATTCACCAGTTCAGTAATAACAAAATGTCTTCCGATCAAACAAGACCTGTGTCCTTTCCCGATGTCAATCCACAGAGTCTCCCAGCAGACTCAGACTTCTCTATGGTCGCTGGAGACTTCCAGGAAATATATAGTGACCCTG AACTGTGGGATTGTGTTGCTACTTGTTTCTTCATTGACACTGCCCACAATGTGCTTGATTACATTGAAACCATCTGGAATATTCTAAAACCTGGCGGTGTCTGGATGAACTTGG GTCCACTTCTTTACCACTATGAGAATATGGCCAATGAATTGTCCATTGAGCTGAGCTATGAGGAAATAAAggctgttattttaaaatatggatTTGTCCTGGAG TTGGAGAGAGAATCTGTTCCCAGCACGTACACAGAGAATGATCGCTCCATGCTCAAGTATCTTTATGACTGTGTGTTTTTTATCGTACGGAAACCTTCAGAACAGTTGATCAATGGAGTTCAGACACCTAAACATGGCCAGATTGAGGATTCTTTACAGACAAAAATGTCAACATGA